The Oncorhynchus keta strain PuntledgeMale-10-30-2019 chromosome 17, Oket_V2, whole genome shotgun sequence genome has a window encoding:
- the LOC127908433 gene encoding beta-1,3-galactosyl-O-glycosyl-glycoprotein beta-1,6-N-acetylglucosaminyltransferase 3-like, giving the protein MSLLRLSSSQRVFRNLSLIVLSGSVCLFLWAALRPCSDRKPLRSPDLLPLHYAVDFPACSAIIRGDIEGLEKEQLRRLLKTKKKSQLLSEAFYHNVTQDCQRFVTDREFITMPLSPEEEEFPIAFSMVIHEKIEMFDRLLRALYTPQNVYCVHIDQKSSEDFKSAVRAIVSCLPNVFVASKMESVIYASWSRVQADLNCMEDLLKSPVQWRYLLNTCGTDFPIKTNAEMVQALKLLNGKNSMESEVTNGYKKGRWQFHHNVTDTVVRTEVKKTPPPINTPLFSGNAYFVVSRAFVRHVMKSQEVQVLLEWEKDTYSPDEHLWATLQRMPAVPGSNPPNSKYQQSDMNSIARVVRWSYLAGDVRSGAPYPHCSGTYRRAVCVYGAGDLQWLLNQHHLIANKFDPEVDDVAIRCLESYLRFKATHRVSLKTVESGSIVPKLLNVNRL; this is encoded by the coding sequence ATGTCTCTACTTCGGTTGTCAAGCTCTCAGAGAGTCTTCAGGAACTTATCTCTGATCGTACTGAGTGGCTCTGTCTGTTTGTTCCTGTGGGCCGCTCTCAGACCCTGCTCTGACAGGAAGCCTCTCCGCTCTCCAGACCTCCTCCCTCTGCACTACGCTGTAGACTTCCCTGCCTGCTCAGCCATCATCCGAGGAGACATAGAGGGTCTGGAGAAGGAACAGCTCAGGAGACTGCTGAAGACCAAGAAGAAGAGCCAGTTGCTGTCGGAGGCATTCTACCACAATGTGACACAGGACTGCCAGAGATTCGTCACAGACAGAGAGTTCATTACCATGCCTCTCAGCCCGGAGGAGGAAGAGTTCCCCATTGCATTCTCCATGGTCATCCACGAGAAGATTGAGATGTTTGACCGGCTCCTGCGTGCTTTATACACTCCTCAGAACGTCTACTGCGTCCACATCGACCAGAAATCATCCGAGGACTTCAAGAGTGCAGTGAGGGCTATCGTGTCCTGCCTACCCAATGTGTTTGTGGCCAGTAAGATGGAGAGCGTCATCTATGCCTCCTGGTCCAGAGTGCAGGCTGACCTGAACTGCATGGAGGACCTGCTAAAATCACCTGTCCAGTGGCGGTACCTTCTCAACACCTGTGGAACCGACTTCCCCATTAAGACCAATGCTGAGATGGTTCAGGCCCTCAAGCTGCTGAACGGAAAGAACAGCATGGAGTCAGAGGTCACCAACGGCTACAAGAAGGGCAGATGGCAGTTCCACCACAACGTCACGGATACAGTAGTCAGGACAGAGGTTAAGAAGACCCCTccaccaatcaacacccccctgTTCTCTGGCAACGCCTACTTCGTGGTATCCAGGGCCTTCGTCCGTCACGTGATGAAGAGTCAGGAGGTCCAGGTTCTGCTGGAGTGGGAGAAGGACACCTATAGTCCTGATGAACACCTGTGGGCCACTCTGCAGCGCATGCCCGCTGTCCCAGGCTCCAACCCCCCCAACAGTAAGTACCAGCAGTCTGATATGAACTCCATAGCCAGGGTAGTGAGGTGGAGCTACCTGGCTGGGGATGTGAGGAGCGGAGCCCCCTACCCCCACTGCTCCGGGACCTACAGGAGAGCTGTGTGTGTCTATGGAGCTGGAGACCTGCAGTGGCTCCTAAACCAACACCACCTTATCGCTAACAAGTTTGACCCCGAGGTGGATGATGTGGCTATTAGATGTCTGGAGTCATACCTGCGCTTCAAAGCAACACACCGTGTATCATTAAAGACAGTGGAATCTGGGAGTATCGTACCAAAACTATTAAATGTTAACAGGTTGTAA